TTGAAGCATCTTTTTGGCTATCCCAGTTCTCAATAGTTTGCTGAATAGTTTGAAAGAGAAGCCGCTGCTTGTAAAAGTCATCGCAGCGGTAAATGTAACCGATATAAGAAGCTTCATAAATTCTCACGCAAAAGCTGGCCAAAGAGATAGAGGGATAATTGAGCTTTTTAAATACCCGCTGCAATTCTTCTTCTAAGGCCCAATCTTCTGCGGCTACCATGGCTAAAGCAAAATCTGACTCACTTTGAATTTTGAGCGTATAGGCTTCCTCGTTAAAAAACCGCTCTTCAATCGCCTCCATTAACAGCAAAAAGAGCGCCTTTAAAGCTTCCACTTCTAAAAAAGTGCGCATGATAACAGGTTTTAAAGAGTAAAAGAAATTCTCGAGCAAAATCTCGTTGTAATTTCGGGTAGAAGACAATACATTTTTGAGCTCGAGCAATAGCTCATTTTGCTTGGAGATCATGCCTCCGTTAAAATCCCGTATTTCCCCTACAATGCGGGAGATCTCAGAGACTACTGCTTGCCTAGCTTCATTTAAGTTAATCGAATGATCGCGCCGCAAAAACTGATCTTTGGAGACTTTTACCCGAAAAACAGTGGCCTCTTTCTCATGCTTTTTGCGCAAGGTTCCCACGATTTTACACCCATCGTGAATACACTCGAGAAAAGTAGAGCGATTCTTAAACATTTCCATAATAGGCAAATCATTGGGTTTAAGCACGCGCACTAAAATAATGGTAAAAAAGAGATGTAAATGCGTTTGTTCGTCAAAAGTGATGATGACTTGAGGGATATCGCGGATATATTTAATTTGGTTGCTTAAGATCAATATATTGCGCATCACTTCCTCTTCATTGCGGGGCATGAAGACGGGGTGCATAACTTGCTCAATCCGTTCTTCCACTTCGGTTAATAGCTTTTTCCGCAGAAGCTGAACTTCTTGGCTAGTAATCGGGCTATTGTCACTTTTTTCAATTTCAATATAGAAAGTGCAGGCACTAAAAGTCCCCCGACGGTTAGAAAAGAAAGAATTTTCCACGGCTTGCGCTTGAGGAATATAATTTTGGATCCCTTTGATTAAATGCATTTCGTCTAAAACTTCTTTATCCTGCAAAAAGTTGATGCCGATGATAATAGAAAGTACAGACCTAATTCTTCCCTCTATTTTCACTTTGGATCTAAAGGTTTTTAAATGCATATGCCTGGATTTAGGAGCATGCTTAATCGCTTTTAAAAGAAAATTCCGAAATAAGTATTGGTAACAAATCATACGGCATAAGTGATAGCTTTCACGGCTTGCTTTAAACCGATCCTCACACATCACTAACACATTTTGCATTTCGCTAAACAAATCGGAATCAAAGTATTTAGGATAATGCGCAATCAAGCCAGCAATACGCTCTTGCACGCGCACGGTTTTGTCATCATTGGACAATCCTTTGACTTCTAGGATGCGGCCTGCATAATACCCTGAATTTATGCCAAGCTTAAGCTCTGTCAACAGTAAGGGAAGATTTCGATGGATTAATTCGAGATCCTGCGCGCTCTCCACAGAAATCAATAATTCTGAAACCAGGTAAATATCAGGCCCTAAATGGGGAAAGCAAAAATCTACCGAATGCGCCAAAATCACATTTAACCGTTTTCCCGGTACCAGCCAACAGCTCAACATCTCAAAAAAAAACTTAAACACATTCGAACGAGATTTGCAAAATAGGCAAAACGACAGAGTGGAGGGTGCGCTTTGCTTGGAGAGGACATCGATAATCGGTAAAGCCCTATTTAAGTTGTCCGCTTGCTCCTGAACAGTTTTCTCTTGGTCGAATAATTGGTCAGAAGCCACCCTTTTTAAGATATTTTTTACAATCTCCTGATAGTGGGGATAATTTACGCTCTCTCTTTGTTCGCCAAAATCGATGGCGATAGGGGGAATAGACATATCTTTAGAAATTTTAGTTAAAATTTTCATTAAATGCTGCTGTGCAGTTTAAAGAAGCGCTCATAGCGCTGCGATCGATGATATTTTCCTCTTCATATACAACCACCTGATTCAGCTGGTTTAACTCGCCAATTAAAGTCCCCGCAAACTGGCATTTGGCAAAGTCCATGAAAGAGCGCACGTATAAGGCCAGCTGATTTCTACTAGCTAAACGGATACAGCGAGGATGTAATACACTGTGCCCTATTTGAACGATATTAGCGGCCATTTCATATGTCAGGTGTGAATAAAGAGTGGCGTTTGGATTTATTTTAGGATCTTCAGAGTAAATGCCTTTGACGTCTTTAAAAAATTCGACACATTCAGCTTTTAGCGCCAAGCCCAATGCCACGGCAGAGGTATCCGATCCTCCTCGACCAAGCGTGGTGATCTCTC
This window of the Parachlamydia sp. AcF125 genome carries:
- a CDS encoding aspartate kinase; this encodes MKFGGASVASPDHFSQIAEIILARKQEYERIAIVISAMGNSTDQLIALAKQVHPNPPRREYDMLVSVGERISIALLAMALADKNQQAVSFTGSQSGIITCDHHSSANIIEVRPHRILSALDSGKIVIVAGFQGVSRNGEITTLGRGGSDTSAVALGLALKAECVEFFKDVKGIYSEDPKINPNATLYSHLTYEMAANIVQIGHSVLHPRCIRLASRNQLALYVRSFMDFAKCQFAGTLIGELNQLNQVVVYEEENIIDRSAMSASLNCTAAFNENFN